The genomic stretch CCTGAGGCCCCACCCCCTGATATCAGGCCACGCCCTCCGAGGGGACCGGTGGCAAACTCCAACCCTCGCTCTAGGGCCCGCCCTTTGCGGCTTTATCCCTGCCCACTGGGTCCTCACAGTACCTCCACCCCAGAAGTCCAGCATCCCCTCCCGTTCTGCAGACACTTGTCCAGCGTCTCGCTGAGCTTGGCAGTGTGGCTAGTTTGTGTGGCCCTGCCCCTGGTGCCCAGCCTTCGCAGGCCACACCCTGGAGCCACTCTCCACCCCCTCAGCCAGGGTGGTCTGCATGGAACTTCTTTCCCGGAGTTCCAGCCTCAGCTCCGATGTCCACCCTTGTCCCCAGGTGGACACAGCACCGCCCAGCATTTGGTGCAACTCCACCCTTCTGCGGAACGGGCCCCTCCCTGGGAAGGCATGGCTTGCAATAACATCCCTCTGTACCTTTTCTGGCTTCCCCGCCACAATAAAACCTCTCAGCCTCAGACCCTCCattgccccccacctccccaccagggCAGGGTCCGTCCTAGCGTGAGTGAACTGTTCTGGCGTCCCTGACTTGCCCTTTGGGATCTGAGCCTTTCCCTGCCTGTTTGTCTGCACCTGTCACAGCCCCTTCCTTTCCCCACCTGCTGGTGACCTCAGACTTCCAGGCATGAGATTGACACAGCTGGGGTGGCCCCAGCCTCAGCCGAGTGGGTCCAGGTGCACCACATCTGGAAAGATAGGTGATGGCAGAACGTGACACACATTGGATGCATATTTGATTTTACTGGGAGTAGGGGACAGGGCTGGGCGTTCAGGAGTTCTCCGCTATGGTGTCCTCGATCCACTTCACATAAGACAGCACTCTGACGGCGACAGAAGGCTTATTGGGGGTGCCACAAGGGACGTAGCCCCATGAGGTGACACCTTGGAGCACACCATCACACATCAGCGGGCCCCCTGAATCACCCTGGGAGCACAAGGTGGGAGGGGAGAGTGAGAAAGGTCTACGGGGCCCAAGTTCTGCCTGGGGAGCCCCAGCTCTCAGACAGGGCCTCCAGTGCCCACTCCCAGAGGAAGGTGGGCAGGGATTCCCACAGAGGGGACAGAGGCTCCAGTCCTGGCCAAGGGGGAAGGGACTTCAGGGTCCAGCTCCTGCACATGCGGCAGGGGCCAGGAGGACAGTGCCTGCAGACAGGTCAGGGGGAGGTGGGGCAGGACCATCTGCAGGACGCTGCCCCTGCAGGCGCATTGCAGAGGCCACCTCTCCAGGACCACTCTCTGACTCGACAGTAACTACACATTACCACGAGGAACGGTGAACTCTGGTGTGGGGGGTGAGATGCAGTTGTCCCTGGATGGGCgggggaaggagggggagctGGGGCACTGATGGGGCGAGTGGCTACAGCTAGCTGGGAAGCAGTGAAGCAGATGCCTGGTTAGCTCTCAGAAGCCAGTTCAGAGGCTGAGTCCCCTCCCTCAGCCCTTCCAGACCCTGGGGGCAGGGCTGCCTCACCACACAGGTGTCTTTGCCACCTTCCAGGTGTCCGACACACAGCATGAAGTCTGTCACCTTCTGGATGTGGGCTTTTTCGCACTCATCATTAGGCAGGATTTCGAGGTCCACACACTGGAGATCATCTGGAAATGAGACTACGAACCCGGGAGAAAAAGGGCTGCAGCCCGACCTCACCTGCTTCCCTGGCCCTTTCTCCCTTGGACGCAGGAGTCCCCATCCCCGCCTTGGGCTACACAGTCTGCCCCCACATACAATTCTCTGGTTCGATGCTGCCCCAGCCGGAAGCCAAACAGGTGCTCCCCACTTCAGGTTCCTGGGTGGGCAACTCCACGACCTTCACAGCGTCTGTGGTGGTATCAGCAGGCTCTGTCAGGCGGAGCAGCATGAGGTCGTGGCTGTAGTCCTCGTCTGCTTGGCGGGTGTGGTTCTCCAGGAGGCTCATGTTGAAGCCAGGGTGTGGGAAGCTCTCACTGACATGAACAAACTGGGCTGTGTTTTCGTCGTCAAACAAGTTGTGGCGACCCAGCCAGAGCTGGTAATTGCTGGGGAAAGATGGGAATGGAGGGATGAGAAGAcgggaaggggaaagggggatggggcaggggagCATGGGGGAGGGTCcccaaagagagaaagggaaagagaaaaatgtgggTGGGcggagacagaggaagaaagataTAGTTATGGAGAAATACAGACAGCGAATGGGAAGATGAAAGAGTTTGAGAGTGCAAAAGGCAAATGAAGAGACAGAGCAAAAAAGAGCTCAAAAGGACAGAGGGGTGAGAAAGGCGGAGGGGAGGGCAGTGAGAAACAGGGTGAGCGAAAAAGAGGCAGATGAGAAGGATAAAAGACAGGGACAGCGAGAAACAGGcccagggaagagggaggaagagggaacagAACACGGAAGGGAGCGAGAAGCAGACAAATGAAAAAGGACGCGGGACGTCAGAGTGAGAACtagaaacagaggcagagaggaaggaggagtgaCCGAGTGTgggagagaaaagggagggaggccctgggggagggtgggggcaggtggggagggtgggggcaggtagggaggaggggaggcctgAGAGCGGCTCAGCTGCAGCTGGGGCTGTGGTGCGGGCTCCCCAGGGGCAGGTGGCCTGGCCTGAAGTCCAAGGTCGaggcccccttccctccccagcacCCTCCCGCGCGTTTCTCaccctgcctcctccttcctcctccctcagtTGCCCCACCCAGCTCCCGCTGAAACCAGCCCTTCCCTGTGTCTCTCCAGAGTGGAGGGATATCCTGTGGGGCAGGGAGCTGGACAGAGGGAGAGGCGCCCCCTCCCAGGCACACAAGTTGGGGATAAAGCCCTTCCTTTACTCTGGGGCCTC from Pan paniscus chromosome 20, NHGRI_mPanPan1-v2.0_pri, whole genome shotgun sequence encodes the following:
- the KLK1 gene encoding kallikrein-1 is translated as MWFLVLCLALSLGGTGAAPPIQSRIVGGWECEQHSQPWQAALYHFSTFQCGGILVHPQWVLTAAHCISDNYQLWLGRHNLFDDENTAQFVHVSESFPHPGFNMSLLENHTRQADEDYSHDLMLLRLTEPADTTTDAVKVVELPTQEPEVGSTCLASGWGSIEPENFSFPDDLQCVDLEILPNDECEKAHIQKVTDFMLCVGHLEGGKDTCVGDSGGPLMCDGVLQGVTSWGYVPCGTPNKPSVAVRVLSYVKWIEDTIAENS